Sequence from the Argentina anserina chromosome 7, drPotAnse1.1, whole genome shotgun sequence genome:
ttctaCTAATAATTTCCCAGAAACATGTACATGCATGATCGAGCAAGTAGTAGTACTCTAACATCAGTAACATGGGTTTtaataatatatacatattataCATTCATATTCTCGTtgtcaaactaaaagaaaagtaTATCTAAGACTACATGCATGCTAAAATATTAATATCAACTGGACATTACCTGCCGACTTATCTAACCAGCTCCTTCCTCGAGCATTCATACCAGACCCTAATGCAGCTGGAACAACTTAGTACTAGTACTTCAAATAGACTCATTCATTTCCAGTGTGAATAATGCTGTTTCCGGTAGCTCAACAATTGATGCAACTGTTTTGGTCTAGGTCTGACTTTACCTAACAAGATTATGAATTAagaccttatatatataagcctTCTTGGCAGCGAACTCGTCTGCGATTCCGGCCACCGGTGATGTTTAACGACGGCATCGACCAGTACAGCCGCACTCCCCTTCTCCAAGTGCTCTTGTCTGTGCCGACCAGTTggaatctcgaaatttcaGGTTTATGGACACCGTGCGGAGATTTCGAGATTCCGACCGGCACATAAAAAAGGGGCCGGGGAGAGGggagtgcatatatatatatatatacatatatatatatatatatatttcttcaacTGCTTTTTGCTTCCTGGTCAAGCTTGTAGCTAGCTTCTCCAGTTTCCAAGTTGACTTCCTCATCATTATTAGAAGAGTAGTAACTGATGAACCCAGTTGGGATTTGAGAATTCGGATCTGGTAAGCAGTACCCAACTTGAATTGAATATGTTATCTCAGTTGTATATGTGAACCTTTGGAGCATAATAATTTTCTAACTTGTCTGTTTACAGTGCAAGCAAAGCCCCGCCGCCTCGATCTGGTTTGGTTATGACTTTGTGATTATGCGAGTGGTGACGGTAGAGAAAGGAATGGAGTTGGTTTCAAGATGAGACAAGAAATGAGAATAATGTGCTTCAAGACTAAATGAAAGAGATTGACCAACGACATGGTGTGCTTCTAGATGCGCCACACTCCTATAAGTCTATAACAACGTCTTGATATTCATGTGCTCAAAGATCAAGTAATTGCCAATTTGTCATACTATATGAACCCACCAGTGAATTAGTCAATTAGTGTTAAACTACTACGGTTTTCTTAAATTCGAAGACAAACTTTTGCCTCTTCATGTTGATTGCTATAGCAGTATAGCATATACATTCAAGGACTTGTTTCAAGAGGGAGAGGTGATGTAAGAGATGAGTTTTCTTTTACAGTACTATTGACCATTTTTTATAGAAATGGAACTCTGACTTTTTATGCAAGGTAAATACTCActattccaaaaaaaaaaaaactcactaCCCTTGGCTATAGTATACTACCAGAACTTCGAGCCGTGGCGGAAAGAGGAGCTACTCCAAGGTTGGTTAACAAGGGTTTAGATGCTTCTTCAGACGAATTTAACTAACTCGAAACAACAGACCTGCGCAAGAGAACAGATTGCATCCCTAGACTTTGTATCTCTGAATATAATTAcaaactttcaaaactgaaCTCAAGAGTGGGGAGAGATGGTCATCACGGATGGTAAGACCTACTGATTGGAAATTATAGAATCATAGATGATGTACTCAAGGATGGTAAGACTTGTTGACTGGATACTATTCAGTGAAGGACACCGGAGCACAAAGTATATCAGAGGCTAGTGCTGAAGTGCAATTATGCATTACAGAACAAAGTCATATCAGAAGGAAGGGAATCCAAACGCCAGCGACTAACAAGATGAGTTCACTGCTACCCAACAAGCCTCTATCTATACCACAATGGATAATGACAAAACAAATCCTCTATTTGAAAGGAGTACTGATTGGCAATGGCTAATGCAAAAGTGAAACAATAGGGCAAGTCTAAACACTTGGATCTGTTGATTTTGGTTACACAATTAGGATCTATTTCACTCTAACAGTTCGTCATGAATCAGCAGAACATGCAATCTATGGTGCTACATAAAGGTCTAACATAGATTGTATAATTTAGCTTATAAGAGCAAAGATTATAGAAATGATATGCAAAGCTACAAACAAAGTGTTAGTAGATGGAAGATCAACATGAAAGAATTTCAGCTTAGTAAGTTGGTATGAGTGTATGACACCAACAGTCCAACATGAGTCTATTGCGGATGTGATGTTTCATCTGAACACCCTCCCATTCTGCAAGCAACTCAAAGttcaaacaaacaaatttCATGAGAGCTTACCACATGATTTAGACATTAAGACATTAAGCACACCCGGTTTCAAGAAAGTCTAATATTCTAGTTCAGATACCAGCATTTTCCCATACGATTTTTGCTATGCCAGTGCTAAGAACTCTACATTTGCACGATCAGGCAGAAGTAGAATTAGAAAGTTATGTGTATTGCTTCAACTGTCTACTGGCACCAACAACTGAGTAGCAGAAATGGTAGCCACTACGGTATCCAAATACTACCACTATCAACAGAATCCATTATCAATTTTGCAAGAGTTGCAGCAGGCGCAATCGTATTGTCGTGATGCAGCTCTGTTTTCCTCAATAGTTTATAGACCCACAGCTATTTATTTGTAACATCACAGCGGATATCTCACAATCTAAAAGTTCACAACTAAAATCAGACTAGTACCTCCCAATTACACAATGAACCACACAAACCAATCACACAGATTAAAAAGAACTGAACTTGGGCTTGCTTACATACAATCGTGATGGTAATGGCTCAAAGCTAAGAAGCTAATTATCAGCATCATTGGTTTTGGCTTCACTAAGATCCCCAAACTTCTCCTTGAAGGCATCTTGTCTCTGCAGCCACATCATATGCCCCTGAAACCCACAAAAGCTCCCACCTTTACTTCCCAATTAAAAACCACCACAATCAGTCAATCACattacaagttcacaacccAAAAACCTCAGTGCTTGTGTGAGAGTAAGGTGTAGAAGTAGAACCTGAAGAGCAGCAGCCCACCCAATTAGGAGTGATGCAACCCAGAACTTCTTGTCCTTCAAAAGCTTCCTGGCCTCCATCCCCCAAGACCCCTTATACCCTTAAACCCCAAATCCAATCAAAAGTTCAGAACCAGTTCTAATTCCAGATGCTGACACCTTGGAAAGCATGGAGTTTTGGGCCTTCTGGGAAGGAGCATTCTGAATTGCACCCCGGATCGCCCAAAAGGGTTTTGCTGACGTGGCGAGGCGGGATTGGTCtgttttgaaaacaaaaatatcaGCACGTGGGGGAGTGAAATCGAAT
This genomic interval carries:
- the LOC126803168 gene encoding uncharacterized protein LOC126803168, with protein sequence MEARKLLKDKKFWVASLLIGWAAALQGHMMWLQRQDAFKEKFGDLSEAKTNDADN